One window of the Tetragenococcus koreensis genome contains the following:
- a CDS encoding type I restriction endonuclease subunit R yields the protein MNELQFENNLIQYLTTGKVAAHTQKNLIDEPLSDYIYRTKLWEYEPEINSTEQLWDNFKKILEQHNQSTLNHPLSNIEFNQVKKIISDLKTPYEAGQFLYGLNGVSQIEIDLDDGRHVFLTVFDQKQIGAGDTVYQIVNQIVRVPKITGKQERIFDTTLLINGLPIIQIEEKRDTHDVDEALNQMEQYIDEHQYSDIFSTVQILIGMTPNNVKYMANTTIDKFNKDFAFNWQRRKDNSIVRNWKEFADLMLSIPMVHQMATNYMILDGTQNKQMLKVMRPYQVYATQSVIEKIKQTDFDLGVNKLGYVWHTTGSGKTITSFKTAWLASRMPKVDKVVFVVDRIALTKQTDENYRAYDPDGNIGDIGEGSVQATESTTDLSRKLKSKDNNIVVTSVQKLDTLIKRKSFKAPNKNIIFIVDEAHRSTGGDSFANIQKAFPRSAWVGYTGTPMFDDSTNGMRTEDIFGPLLHAYTIREAIADRNVLGFKVDFETTIDEKRMKKEYLPGFYRERYPKWTDQQIQEKIDHLTAEDMDDTIQPSFYDENEEHVKLVVADIFNNWRNRSNEGRYNALFTTHVGGGKASTPMAMMYFREFQRVNAENQKNGKPTLKIAITFSQNTSNNNTMLLTNQGLFDAMNVYNAEFGTSFDMSDVSGYTQDVVSRLNKTATDKHFLDLVIVVDQLLTGFDAPEMNTLYVDRTLRNAGLIQAYSRTNRIADLQEKPWGRIVNYRWPAQNEKWMNRALAIYANKDSAILSDEERRKNIKEDNIIAKSFKEEFDEVKKVVDQIDQLTDGFQQLPPSEKKKEQMVELIKSYSSGMAKLKQYKPEEVNGEDIGFNYDDPDQLIRALGITDEQHISLTTVLTNELKQYMAKSKKVPIQQIELRMTHVKDIKIDYDYLTELVEQLLNEVHERKMIEAKVTKEKISQFANGLEDHNYADKIKNATNAIIKGYYPPAGSDFPFPAKLNESETVIQEANNVSLDRRFQDFRIKWGIIDVVTSAQMRELFSSHRYSMQDLDDTGQIRDIIAKASKSYQNLAHDENVVKLSRIKYRNQLRDAIYKLADEIVEV from the coding sequence ATGAATGAATTACAGTTTGAAAACAATTTGATCCAGTACCTTACGACTGGTAAAGTCGCAGCACATACACAAAAGAATTTGATAGATGAACCCTTATCAGATTATATATATCGTACAAAATTGTGGGAATATGAGCCTGAAATCAATTCGACAGAACAGCTTTGGGATAATTTTAAAAAAATTTTGGAACAACATAACCAAAGTACGTTGAATCACCCTTTAAGCAATATTGAGTTTAACCAAGTGAAAAAAATTATTTCTGATCTTAAAACACCTTATGAAGCAGGGCAATTTTTATATGGTCTTAATGGTGTTTCTCAAATCGAGATCGACTTGGATGATGGGCGTCATGTATTTCTTACTGTTTTTGACCAAAAACAGATCGGAGCCGGTGATACGGTCTACCAAATCGTCAATCAAATTGTGCGGGTACCTAAGATTACAGGGAAGCAAGAACGGATATTCGATACGACACTGTTGATCAACGGCCTCCCGATTATTCAAATCGAAGAAAAACGTGACACTCATGATGTGGATGAAGCTTTAAATCAAATGGAACAATATATTGATGAGCATCAGTATAGTGATATCTTTTCGACAGTGCAGATTCTCATTGGTATGACACCTAATAATGTCAAATATATGGCGAATACGACTATTGATAAATTCAATAAAGATTTTGCTTTTAATTGGCAACGCCGTAAGGACAATAGTATCGTACGCAATTGGAAAGAATTTGCTGATCTGATGTTGAGTATTCCTATGGTACACCAAATGGCTACGAATTATATGATCTTAGACGGCACTCAAAATAAACAGATGTTAAAAGTGATGCGTCCTTATCAAGTCTATGCCACCCAAAGTGTTATTGAAAAAATCAAACAGACAGATTTTGATCTAGGGGTAAACAAATTGGGATATGTCTGGCATACTACCGGTTCAGGTAAGACGATCACAAGTTTCAAAACGGCTTGGCTTGCCAGTCGAATGCCTAAAGTAGATAAAGTCGTTTTTGTCGTCGATCGTATTGCGTTGACCAAGCAAACTGATGAAAATTATCGAGCTTATGATCCAGATGGAAATATCGGAGATATAGGCGAAGGCAGTGTGCAAGCAACTGAATCGACCACGGATTTAAGTCGTAAATTAAAAAGCAAAGATAATAACATCGTTGTGACGTCTGTGCAGAAACTTGATACCTTAATCAAACGGAAGTCATTTAAAGCGCCTAATAAAAATATTATCTTTATTGTCGATGAGGCCCATCGTTCTACAGGGGGAGACAGTTTTGCCAATATCCAAAAAGCCTTTCCACGTTCCGCTTGGGTGGGATATACTGGTACACCGATGTTCGATGACTCGACCAATGGAATGCGCACCGAAGATATTTTTGGCCCTTTGCTTCATGCTTATACCATACGTGAGGCTATTGCAGACCGGAATGTTTTGGGATTTAAGGTCGATTTTGAAACAACGATCGATGAAAAAAGAATGAAAAAAGAATATCTGCCCGGCTTTTACAGAGAACGTTATCCTAAATGGACTGACCAACAAATTCAAGAAAAGATTGATCATTTAACTGCCGAAGATATGGATGATACCATTCAGCCGAGTTTTTATGACGAAAATGAAGAACATGTCAAATTAGTAGTCGCAGATATTTTTAACAATTGGCGTAACCGTTCTAATGAAGGAAGATATAATGCTCTATTTACGACTCACGTGGGTGGGGGAAAAGCCAGTACGCCAATGGCGATGATGTATTTTAGAGAATTTCAACGAGTGAATGCTGAAAATCAAAAAAATGGAAAACCAACTTTAAAAATTGCGATTACTTTTAGTCAGAACACTTCAAATAACAACACGATGTTACTGACTAATCAAGGACTTTTTGATGCGATGAACGTTTATAATGCTGAATTTGGCACTAGCTTTGATATGTCGGATGTGTCAGGCTACACCCAAGATGTAGTAAGCCGTTTAAATAAAACAGCAACAGACAAGCATTTCTTAGATTTGGTGATCGTCGTCGATCAACTATTAACTGGTTTTGATGCACCCGAAATGAATACTCTTTACGTTGATCGGACTCTACGCAATGCTGGTTTGATCCAAGCTTACTCACGTACAAATCGAATTGCAGATCTGCAAGAAAAACCATGGGGAAGAATCGTTAATTATCGATGGCCAGCACAAAATGAAAAATGGATGAATCGCGCCCTTGCAATTTATGCTAACAAGGATTCAGCTATTTTGTCAGACGAAGAAAGACGAAAAAATATTAAAGAAGACAATATTATTGCTAAATCCTTTAAAGAAGAATTTGATGAAGTGAAAAAAGTTGTAGACCAAATAGATCAATTGACTGATGGTTTTCAACAGTTGCCGCCAAGTGAAAAGAAAAAAGAACAAATGGTTGAATTAATCAAATCCTATAGTTCAGGGATGGCGAAGTTAAAACAGTACAAACCAGAGGAAGTTAACGGTGAAGATATTGGTTTTAATTACGACGATCCAGATCAGCTAATTCGAGCTTTGGGAATAACCGATGAACAGCATATTTCCCTAACCACTGTTTTAACAAATGAATTAAAGCAATATATGGCTAAATCGAAGAAAGTTCCTATTCAACAAATCGAATTACGCATGACTCATGTGAAAGATATAAAAATCGATTATGATTATTTGACTGAACTAGTTGAACAACTATTGAATGAAGTACACGAAAGAAAAATGATCGAAGCCAAAGTTACAAAAGAAAAAATCAGTCAGTTTGCCAATGGGTTGGAAGATCATAATTATGCAGATAAGATCAAAAATGCAACGAATGCTATTATTAAGGGGTACTATCCGCCTGCAGGTTCAGATTTCCCATTCCCAGCTAAATTGAATGAAAGTGAAACGGTCATTCAAGAAGCAAATAATGTGAGCCTAGATCGCCGGTTCCAAGATTTTCGTATTAAATGGGGGATTATTGATGTGGTTACCAGTGCGCAAATGCGAGAACTGTTCAGTAGCCATCGCTATAGCATGCAAGATTTAGATGACACTGGTCAAATTCGTGATATCATTGCCAAAGCAAGTAAAAGCTATCAGAACCTTGCTCATGATGAGAACGTGGTTAAACTGAGTAGAATTAAGTATCGAAATCAATTAAGAGATGCCATTTATAAATTAGCCGATGAAATAGTAGAAGTTTAA
- the dinB gene encoding DNA polymerase IV → MTGLQFPLKNDITRKIIHIDMDAFFASVEERDNPKLAEQPLVIARHPNDTGGRGVVTTANYKARKYGIHSAMSAQKAYELCPHATFFPGNHQKYRAISQQVREIFQRYTDIIEPVSIDEAYLDVTQNKINSTSAIKIARMIQHDIWQEVHLTCSAGVSYNKFLAKLASDYQKPKGLTVVTPDKAVDFLKDLPIEKFHGIGKKTAPKMHELGIYTGNDLYQKSEMELIQEFGKMGYSLYRKVRGIHNSPVQVTRERKSVGRERTYAKELTSEQECLTELRTMAAQVMQSLKKEQKHGKTVVLKLRYSDFETITKRATVQEYIYQKDDIFSQASLIFEEVAQVEKGVRLLGITMTNLDPLTYENIVLPLWEKGDPYK, encoded by the coding sequence ATGACCGGCTTACAATTTCCGTTAAAAAACGATATTACACGTAAAATTATTCATATAGATATGGATGCTTTCTTTGCTTCAGTTGAGGAAAGAGATAATCCAAAATTAGCAGAACAGCCGCTTGTGATTGCTCGTCATCCTAACGATACAGGTGGGCGTGGGGTCGTTACAACGGCGAATTATAAAGCACGTAAATATGGCATTCACTCGGCGATGAGTGCGCAAAAAGCTTATGAACTATGTCCTCATGCTACTTTTTTTCCGGGAAATCATCAAAAGTATCGTGCCATCTCGCAGCAAGTGCGTGAGATTTTTCAGCGCTATACGGACATTATCGAACCAGTGTCGATTGATGAAGCCTATTTAGATGTTACTCAAAATAAAATTAATAGTACTTCCGCCATAAAAATTGCTCGAATGATCCAGCATGATATTTGGCAAGAAGTACATTTAACTTGTTCGGCTGGAGTCAGTTATAATAAGTTTTTAGCAAAACTGGCATCTGATTATCAAAAACCTAAAGGATTAACTGTTGTCACGCCTGATAAAGCTGTGGACTTTTTGAAAGATTTACCGATCGAAAAGTTTCATGGTATTGGCAAAAAAACAGCACCCAAAATGCATGAATTAGGAATTTATACTGGAAATGATCTTTATCAAAAGAGTGAGATGGAATTAATTCAAGAATTTGGGAAGATGGGGTATTCGCTTTACCGGAAAGTTCGTGGCATCCATAATTCCCCCGTTCAAGTAACTAGAGAACGTAAGTCTGTGGGGCGCGAGCGCACTTATGCTAAAGAATTGACAAGTGAACAAGAATGTCTGACAGAACTAAGAACCATGGCTGCTCAAGTAATGCAAAGTTTAAAAAAAGAACAAAAACACGGGAAAACTGTGGTACTAAAATTACGCTATTCTGATTTTGAGACAATTACTAAGCGTGCTACGGTACAAGAATACATTTACCAAAAAGATGATATTTTTTCTCAGGCAAGCTTAATTTTTGAAGAAGTAGCACAAGTTGAAAAAGGTGTTCGTCTTTTAGGAATTACAATGACCAATTTAGATCCGTTGACTTATGAAAATATTGTCCTTCCGCTATGGGAAAAAGGGGATCCTTATAAATAA
- a CDS encoding type I restriction-modification system subunit M, with translation MEIGFEQIWLQIESNKIESMTVSEYKNYVLGFLFYRYLSVNQERYLIENNVLDIAKNECVNEVYLREAIGHDLGDYLDDISSSLGYAIEPEDTWESLIRKIDNSTLQASDYQTIFDHFEKNSQLNIEAASYFSGIFDDVNISDPRLGTNTTCRARSLTKIVRTIDELSFENSNGQVMVHSLFENLIEQFANSAGKSGGEFYTSHSVSTLLGKLVTDGVPVRDNTFMGYDMSSGSGSTLLALKKEVPDEDRSGAVKLYGTEKELTTYNLSRMNLLIGGMSYKNTRLNNADTLGADWPDGSDELENNQPRVFDAVVSDIQFSANWYASSSLMKDPRFSEYGKLAPKGTADYAFVLHGLYHLDKEGTMAVVLPQGVLFRGGVPGQSGAQAESFIRKNLIEHPSGNRIHAVIGLPENIMFAAKGKKSVAVTIVVFKKKSSSNDILFIDAKDDFEKGKNRNYLTGEILDKIIQTYSNRINVDKYAHLASIEEIRENEYNLNISRYVDNFKEEAPIDLDEVEWLLEEDDAAIAKAKTEINQALVLLGIKKL, from the coding sequence ATGGAGATTGGTTTTGAACAAATTTGGTTGCAAATTGAAAGTAATAAAATCGAAAGCATGACTGTCTCCGAGTATAAGAATTATGTTTTAGGTTTCTTGTTTTATCGTTATTTGTCTGTTAACCAAGAACGCTATTTGATTGAAAATAATGTGTTGGATATTGCAAAAAATGAATGCGTAAATGAAGTGTATTTGCGTGAGGCAATTGGTCATGATTTAGGAGATTACCTTGATGATATTTCCTCAAGTCTTGGCTATGCGATTGAACCAGAAGACACTTGGGAGTCATTGATTAGGAAGATAGATAATAGTACCTTGCAAGCAAGTGATTATCAAACCATTTTTGATCACTTCGAGAAAAATTCACAGTTAAACATTGAAGCTGCAAGTTATTTCTCCGGTATTTTTGATGATGTGAACATAAGTGATCCTAGGTTAGGAACAAATACTACATGCCGTGCAAGATCACTTACAAAAATAGTAAGAACTATTGATGAACTTAGCTTTGAAAATTCAAATGGGCAAGTAATGGTACATAGCCTCTTTGAAAACTTGATTGAACAATTCGCAAATTCAGCTGGGAAAAGTGGTGGAGAGTTCTATACGTCCCATTCAGTTTCAACGTTATTAGGGAAACTTGTTACAGATGGGGTGCCTGTGCGAGATAATACATTTATGGGTTATGATATGTCATCTGGCTCAGGATCCACCTTGCTTGCATTAAAAAAGGAAGTACCTGACGAGGACCGTTCTGGCGCTGTGAAACTTTATGGGACTGAAAAAGAGCTGACTACTTATAACCTATCTCGTATGAATTTGTTGATTGGTGGGATGTCGTATAAAAATACCCGATTAAACAATGCAGATACTTTAGGCGCTGATTGGCCAGATGGTTCGGATGAACTTGAGAACAATCAACCACGTGTGTTCGATGCAGTAGTTTCCGATATACAATTTTCTGCGAATTGGTATGCTTCGTCATCACTAATGAAAGATCCTCGCTTTAGCGAATATGGGAAATTAGCGCCAAAAGGAACGGCGGATTATGCTTTTGTTTTGCATGGATTATATCATCTTGATAAAGAAGGAACGATGGCGGTTGTACTGCCACAAGGTGTTTTGTTTCGAGGTGGGGTGCCAGGGCAATCTGGTGCCCAAGCAGAGTCGTTTATTCGGAAAAATCTAATTGAGCATCCAAGTGGGAATAGAATTCATGCTGTAATTGGTTTGCCAGAAAACATTATGTTTGCAGCAAAAGGGAAGAAATCAGTTGCTGTAACCATAGTTGTCTTTAAGAAAAAAAGTTCGTCCAATGATATTTTATTTATTGATGCAAAAGATGACTTTGAAAAGGGCAAGAATCGGAACTATCTAACTGGTGAAATTCTCGACAAAATTATTCAGACATACAGTAATCGGATAAATGTAGATAAATATGCACATTTGGCTTCAATTGAGGAAATACGTGAAAATGAGTATAATCTTAACATATCAAGATATGTCGATAATTTTAAAGAAGAAGCCCCAATTGATTTGGACGAAGTTGAATGGCTACTCGAAGAGGATGATGCAGCTATTGCAAAGGCCAAAACAGAAATTAACCAGGCATTGGTTCTACTTGGTATTAAAAAATTATAG
- a CDS encoding restriction endonuclease subunit S — MTDKKIGTPKLRFPGFTDEWKQRKLKDVIELELKGTAKAKMSGYESVYLETNYLNGGNISYVDSPSNVDKNDVLILWDGSQAGTIYHGFKGALGSTLKAFKPKSSGEFLYQYLKRNQQIIYDNYRTPNIPHVIKTFSDEFSISVPSNKEQQRIGRFFHQLDITIALHQRELEHLKLRKSGLLQKMFPKNGEKFPEVRFPGFTDDWKQCKLGELGTVAMNKRIFKNQTSSEGDVPFYKIGTFGGEPDSFIPRQLFEEYKEKFPYPEVGDILISASGSIGRAIEYTGKDEYFQDSNIVWLKHDNRLENTFLKQFYSIVKWQGLEGSTIKRLYNKNILNTKINVPSIAEQQKIGLFFKQLDDAITLHRRRLHHMKLRKKALLQQMFV, encoded by the coding sequence ATGACAGATAAGAAAATTGGTACACCTAAATTAAGATTCCCAGGCTTTACGGATGAGTGGAAACAGCGTAAGTTAAAAGATGTCATTGAACTTGAGCTAAAGGGAACAGCAAAAGCTAAAATGTCTGGTTATGAAAGTGTTTATCTTGAAACTAATTATTTAAATGGAGGAAATATTTCGTATGTTGATTCACCTAGCAATGTTGATAAAAACGATGTGTTAATTCTCTGGGACGGCTCACAAGCAGGAACGATATATCATGGCTTCAAAGGCGCTTTAGGTTCAACTTTAAAAGCATTTAAACCTAAAAGTTCTGGGGAATTTCTATATCAATATTTAAAACGAAACCAACAAATAATTTATGATAATTATCGAACACCTAATATTCCGCATGTCATAAAAACTTTTTCCGATGAATTTTCTATTAGTGTTCCGAGCAATAAGGAGCAACAGAGAATTGGAAGATTTTTTCATCAATTAGACATTACTATTGCCCTTCATCAGCGTGAATTAGAACATTTAAAATTAAGAAAAAGTGGTCTACTTCAAAAAATGTTTCCAAAAAATGGAGAGAAGTTTCCAGAAGTTCGTTTTCCAGGCTTTACAGACGATTGGAAACAGTGTAAGTTGGGAGAACTTGGAACAGTTGCTATGAACAAGCGTATATTTAAAAATCAAACAAGTAGTGAAGGTGATGTTCCTTTTTATAAAATTGGTACATTTGGCGGTGAACCAGATTCTTTTATTCCTCGCCAATTATTTGAGGAGTATAAAGAAAAGTTTCCATATCCGGAAGTGGGGGATATATTAATTTCTGCATCTGGGAGTATAGGAAGAGCTATTGAATATACAGGGAAAGACGAATATTTTCAAGATAGCAATATTGTTTGGCTAAAGCATGATAATAGACTCGAAAACACATTTTTAAAACAGTTTTATTCCATAGTAAAGTGGCAGGGATTAGAAGGCAGTACTATTAAAAGACTTTATAATAAAAATATTCTTAATACCAAGATCAATGTACCATCAATTGCAGAACAACAAAAAATTGGATTATTTTTCAAACAACTCGATGATGCTATTACTCTTCATCGGCGTAGACTTCATCATATGAAATTGCGCAAAAAGGCATTATTACAACAAATGTTTGTTTAA
- a CDS encoding restriction endonuclease subunit S: MDNYGSILDVRKDWIPFITNGTIHRYKSQLFENVDMILVDTAENETIGKAVEVNGINNKYIVAGLYTIVARPIKKKVKYFMGNHINSHIYHKQLLHLMYGTKVSSISKSNFQRTIVSYPKNFNEQRKIGLFFKQIDNAITLHQHRFLIKIKKR; this comes from the coding sequence TTGGATAATTATGGTTCAATTCTCGATGTGAGAAAAGACTGGATACCATTCATCACTAATGGAACAATTCATAGATATAAGTCTCAATTATTTGAAAACGTTGATATGATATTGGTCGACACCGCTGAAAATGAAACTATTGGAAAGGCAGTAGAAGTCAATGGAATCAACAATAAGTATATTGTAGCTGGCCTTTACACTATAGTGGCTAGACCAATTAAAAAGAAAGTTAAGTATTTTATGGGAAATCATATCAATTCTCATATTTATCACAAACAGCTTCTACATTTAATGTATGGTACAAAAGTATCATCTATTAGTAAGAGCAATTTTCAAAGGACGATAGTAAGTTATCCTAAAAATTTTAACGAGCAAAGAAAAATTGGCTTGTTTTTTAAACAAATCGACAATGCTATTACTCTTCATCAGCATAGGTTCTTAATTAAAATAAAAAAGAGGTAA
- a CDS encoding restriction endonuclease subunit S, whose protein sequence is MEKMIKNLVKFTSGSPQFRINESFLVEAPIYLFYDQSDLAEDLVDLSLDNTEKKRVHTLDELSTLRAGDVVFSLISGKAAIVRSAHEDYLYTQNYIKLVPKKELDSRFLVYLLNEDKQVRRQFQKGIQGSATMKYTVKQLKELVMPTLPNLEKQKKIGSIYFKQLRKQALKERVAELETKALLAKLEEEKHE, encoded by the coding sequence ATGGAAAAAATGATAAAAAACTTAGTAAAATTTACCAGTGGTTCACCTCAGTTTCGTATCAATGAAAGCTTTTTAGTAGAAGCACCGATTTATCTATTCTATGACCAATCCGATTTAGCTGAAGACCTTGTCGATTTATCTTTAGATAATACAGAAAAAAAACGTGTACATACTTTGGATGAATTGAGTACGTTAAGGGCTGGGGATGTCGTTTTTAGTTTAATATCAGGTAAAGCCGCTATCGTACGCAGTGCGCATGAAGATTATCTATATACTCAGAATTATATTAAACTGGTTCCAAAAAAAGAACTTGATTCACGTTTTCTTGTTTATCTTCTTAATGAAGATAAACAAGTACGACGCCAGTTTCAAAAAGGAATTCAGGGGTCTGCGACGATGAAGTATACTGTTAAGCAGTTAAAAGAGTTAGTTATGCCGACTTTACCTAATTTAGAAAAACAAAAAAAAATCGGTAGCATTTATTTTAAGCAATTACGCAAACAAGCATTAAAAGAAAGAGTTGCAGAATTAGAAACAAAAGCTTTATTGGCTAAATTAGAGGAGGAAAAGCATGAATGA
- the rhuM gene encoding RhuM family protein: MANEIILYNTEDGQTKVELHLNEGTVWLSELEIAELFQTTRQNINKHIKAIITDGELDEEMVSNYQLLTTKHGAMESKTQTKEVKFYNLDMILAIGYRVRSARGAQFRRYASTVLKEYLIEGAVLDTDKLTDNLTYFKKLQKRIRDIRSSERLFYQQVLDIFATSIDYNGTSEVAREFFQTVQNKMLYAVTGQTAPELIFSRLDATKNDLGLTTYKSNYPRKSDLKISKNYLDEKELNRLNLIVSGYLDAAEYQAETQTTMTMADWKEELDRYLTYQRADILEGRGSVSRRSANDKIDKEYEKYQIEHHEITKVDEDYFKALTNDIKHLKGNNNDR, from the coding sequence ATGGCAAATGAAATAATACTATACAACACAGAAGATGGACAAACCAAGGTTGAACTTCACCTGAACGAGGGTACAGTCTGGTTATCCGAGCTTGAGATCGCAGAGTTGTTTCAAACAACAAGACAAAATATTAATAAACATATAAAGGCGATTATAACTGATGGTGAGCTTGACGAAGAAATGGTTAGCAACTATCAGTTGCTAACCACTAAACATGGGGCCATGGAAAGTAAAACACAAACAAAAGAAGTTAAGTTTTACAATTTAGATATGATTCTCGCAATTGGCTACCGAGTACGTTCAGCACGTGGTGCGCAATTTAGACGGTATGCTTCGACTGTATTGAAAGAATATCTCATTGAAGGAGCTGTGTTAGATACTGACAAGTTAACGGATAATTTAACTTATTTCAAAAAGTTGCAAAAACGTATTCGAGATATTCGATCGAGTGAACGATTGTTTTATCAACAAGTTTTAGATATATTTGCAACAAGTATTGATTATAATGGGACAAGTGAGGTAGCACGAGAGTTCTTTCAAACTGTACAAAACAAAATGCTTTATGCGGTTACAGGACAAACAGCTCCAGAATTGATCTTCTCGCGTTTGGATGCGACAAAAAATGATTTAGGTTTAACAACATATAAAAGTAATTATCCGCGAAAATCTGATTTGAAGATTTCTAAGAATTATCTTGATGAAAAAGAACTTAATCGATTAAATTTGATTGTTTCCGGGTATTTGGATGCTGCCGAGTATCAAGCAGAAACACAAACGACAATGACAATGGCGGATTGGAAAGAAGAATTGGATAGATACCTCACCTACCAACGTGCCGATATTCTTGAAGGTAGAGGATCCGTAAGCCGTAGGTCAGCTAATGATAAAATCGATAAAGAATATGAAAAATATCAAATAGAGCATCATGAAATAACCAAAGTCGATGAAGATTATTTCAAAGCTTTGACTAATGACATTAAACATTTGAAAGGAAACAACAATGACAGATAA
- a CDS encoding type I restriction-modification system subunit M, which produces MAKNNLQSISSRLWAMANELRGNMDAGEFKNYILAFLFYRYLSEHQEEYLVTNNVIDIPEDSSVNEAYIVEASGEDLPDYLDDISSSLGYAIEPEDTWVSLNERIDHSQVIPSDYQTIFDNFNKNAELNQDAARDFRGIFNDINLGDSRLGSSTTARAKSLNNIVKLVDEIEYKNGEGKDILGEIYEYLIGQFAASAGKKGGEFYTPYPVSKILAKIVTANAESSKDTFTVYDPTMGSGSLLLTVGDELPDDSTDGAIKYYGQELNTTTYNLARMNLMMHDTTYNNMFLSNADTLESDWPDGPDEKGIDRPRSFDAVVANPPYSAHWDNAETKLKDPRFSEYGKLAPASKADFAFVLHSIYHLNHKGTMAIVLPHGVLFRGGAEGKIRQTLIEKNYLDTVIGLPSKLFYGTSIPTTILVFKKDKENKDILFIDGSNEFEKGKNQNNLSNKNIDKIVNTFNSRKDVDKYAHVAPIEEIKENDFNLNIPRYVDTFEEEEPIDLEEVNKLIEQDNAEIAKLEAEIDEQLRMLGV; this is translated from the coding sequence ATGGCAAAGAATAATTTACAATCAATTTCTAGCAGACTTTGGGCAATGGCAAACGAATTACGAGGGAACATGGATGCAGGAGAATTTAAAAATTATATTTTAGCATTCTTATTCTACCGTTATTTGTCGGAACACCAAGAAGAATATTTAGTAACGAATAATGTAATAGATATTCCAGAAGATTCCTCAGTTAATGAAGCCTACATAGTGGAGGCTTCTGGAGAAGACTTACCGGATTATTTAGACGATATATCTTCAAGTTTAGGGTATGCTATTGAACCAGAGGATACTTGGGTTTCCCTCAACGAAAGAATTGATCATTCTCAAGTGATTCCAAGTGATTATCAAACCATTTTTGATAATTTCAATAAGAATGCAGAGTTAAACCAAGATGCTGCTCGAGATTTTAGAGGTATATTTAACGATATCAATCTAGGAGATTCACGCTTAGGCAGTTCTACAACGGCTCGTGCAAAATCTCTAAATAATATTGTGAAATTGGTGGATGAGATTGAGTACAAAAATGGGGAAGGAAAAGACATTTTAGGTGAAATCTATGAATACTTAATTGGCCAATTTGCTGCTAGTGCTGGAAAAAAAGGTGGAGAGTTCTATACTCCTTATCCCGTCAGTAAAATTTTGGCTAAAATTGTAACAGCTAATGCTGAATCATCAAAAGATACTTTCACTGTTTATGACCCAACAATGGGAAGTGGATCTTTGTTGCTTACAGTAGGTGATGAATTGCCTGACGACAGCACGGATGGCGCGATTAAGTATTATGGACAGGAGCTCAATACAACGACCTATAACTTGGCTCGAATGAATTTGATGATGCATGATACAACTTATAATAATATGTTTTTGAGCAATGCGGATACTTTAGAAAGCGATTGGCCAGATGGTCCAGATGAAAAAGGAATTGATAGGCCAAGAAGCTTTGATGCTGTAGTTGCCAATCCTCCATATTCTGCGCATTGGGACAATGCGGAAACAAAGTTGAAAGATCCTCGTTTTAGCGAATATGGGAAATTAGCACCTGCTTCAAAGGCTGACTTCGCATTTGTACTGCATAGCATTTATCACTTAAATCATAAAGGGACTATGGCAATTGTTTTACCACATGGAGTACTCTTTCGCGGAGGCGCAGAAGGTAAAATCCGCCAAACTCTGATTGAGAAAAACTATTTGGATACAGTAATTGGTTTACCATCAAAATTGTTTTACGGAACCAGTATTCCAACAACCATTTTAGTTTTTAAGAAAGATAAAGAAAATAAAGATATTCTTTTTATTGATGGGAGTAATGAGTTTGAGAAAGGTAAAAATCAAAATAACTTAAGTAATAAAAATATTGATAAAATCGTGAATACTTTTAACTCCCGTAAAGATGTCGATAAATATGCGCATGTGGCTCCGATCGAAGAAATCAAAGAAAACGATTTTAACTTGAATATTCCTCGGTATGTGGATACTTTTGAAGAAGAGGAACCAATTGATTTAGAGGAAGTAAATAAACTCATCGAACAAGATAACGCGGAAATTGCCAAATTGGAAGCTGAAATCGATGAACAATTGAGAATGTTAGGAGTATAG